Proteins from a genomic interval of Fusarium oxysporum Fo47 chromosome I, complete sequence:
- a CDS encoding FAD dependent oxidoreductase: MQSPTGYLASLPVDNPTKSFWQSKPDPMISNYQSAEFPTSADVVIIGSGLSGAFIAHQLLSSSSPNRPKSVVILEARNAASGATGRNGGHIKPDCYRGFTSYSLLHGTDVAKAQCEFEAVNYQETAKFIQENNLAAEVDLVQYRSADVYLTPESWKTGLASYNGFKESGGDVSDINVLSKAEAEESLRVKGCYGAITFPAASLWPHKLAIAVLRKALDLGLSLHTNTPVTSVSPDTSGPWKVSTPRGVVMANKVIHATNGYASYLLPELDGRIIPLKGHVSAITPPPAYMDQPLTTSFAFISNDNYDYLIQRPGPEKYLIWGGGEVAHPKGLSGGFGDCDDRHVVSEVESYILNAPVEIFRDWEESRESSGTSPEGAVAFSWSGIMGLSKDLLPFLGELPGKPGQYLAGGYHGHGMARIFLSCKAFCEKFLGEPTDPRVPTTYFNLTSRLKDPIDLEIMDNIA; this comes from the exons ATGCAGTCACCTACAGGTTATCTGGCGTCTCTGCCAGTTGATAATCCGACTAAGTCCTTCTGGCAGAGCAAGCCAGACCCGATGATCAGTAACTACCAATC TGCTGAATTCCCCACCTCTGCTGATGTTGTTATCATCGGCTCTGGGTTGTCTGGTGCTTTCATCGCCCACCAGTTGCTCAGTTCCAGCTCACCAAACAGACCAAAGTCTGTAGTCATCTTGGAGGCCCGCAACGCAGCGAGTGGTGCTACTGGAAGAAATG GCGGCCATATAAAGCCCGATTGCTATCGTGGCTTCACATCGTACTCTCTCTTACATGGTACTGATGTTGCAAAGGCTCAGTGCGAATTTGAAGCCGTCAACTATCAAGAAACCGCAAAATTCATCCAAGAGAATAATCTAGCTGCGGAAGTTGATCTGGTACAGTATCGCTCAGCCGACGTCTACCTGACCCCAGAGTCCTGGAAAACCGGGTTGGCATCGTACAATGGCTTCAAAGAATCTGGTGGCGATGTCTCCGATATCAACGTCCTCAGCAAagcagaagctgaggagTCTCTACGGGTCAAGGGCTGCTATGGAGCCATCACCTTCCCAGCTGCCAGTCTGTGGCCACATAAACTCGCAATCGCCGTTTTACGCAAGGCGCTCGACTTGGGACTAAGTCTTCACACCAATACCCCTGTCACAAGTGTCTCTCCCGACACTTCAGGACCTTGGAAGGTCTCAACACCCCGAGGGGTTGTGATGGCAAATAAGGTTATTCATGCAACCAACGGCTATGCTTCGTACCTCCTGCCTGAGCTTGATGGGCGAATTATCCCCCTCAAAGGTCATGTTTCTGCCATCACGCCCCCACCGGCTTACATGGACCAGCCTCTCACGACATCTTTTGCTTTCATATCCAATGACAACTACGACTATCTCATCCAAAGACCAGGTCCTGAAAAGTACCTTATCTGGGGCGGTGGCGAGGTTGCTCATCCCAAAGGTCTCTCAGGCGGCTTCGGTGACTGCGATGACCGTCATGTCGTGTCTGAAGTCGAGTCCTACATTTTGAATGCACCAGTTGAAATATTCAGAGATTGGGAAGAGTCCAGGGAGTCTTCTGGAACTAGCCCTGAAGGTGCCGTGGCATTCTCCTGGAGTGGCATCATGGGCCTGAGTAAGGATCTTCTTCCGTTTTTGGGAGAACTTCCAGGCAAGCCTGGTCAATATCTGGCTGGTGGATATCACGGACATG GGATGGCGCGCATTTTTCTGAGCTGTAAGGCTTTTTGTGAGAAGTTTCTTGGTGAACCAACTGATCCCCGTGTTCCTACTACTTATTTCAATTTGACCTCACGACTTAAAGACCCGATAGACCTCGAGATCATGGATAACATAGCATAG
- a CDS encoding Tubulin/FtsZ, GTPase domain-containing protein, whose amino-acid sequence MKGEILHLHLGQAGTQLGNSAWELYLLEHGLGPDGRPDPNAPDIGDPGSFETFFTETSSGKHVPRSLFVDLDPSPIDEIRTGEYRNLFHPELLISGKEDAANNYARGHYTIGKEMVDNVIDRIRRVADNCQSLQGFLIFHSFGGGTGSGFGALLLERLSTEYGKKSKLEFAVYPAPRTSTAVVEPYNAVLSTHSTIENSDCTFLVDNEAVYDICRRNLDIPRPSYEHLNRLIAQVVSSITSSLRFDGALNVDLNEFQTNLVPYPRIHYPLISYAPVISSAKSEHESFKVQELTFQCFEPNNQMVVCDPRNGKYMAVALLYRGDVVPRDCNAAIAALKAKASFNLVEWCPTGFKLGINYQKPMAVPAAPEAGGLAPVKRSVSMLSNTTAIAEAWSRLDYKFDLMHSKRAFVHWYVGEGMEEGEFTEAREDLAALEKDYEEVAADSFEPEEELEY is encoded by the exons ATGAAGGGCGAG ATTCTTCACCTCCACCTGGGCCAGGCTGGTACCCAGCTCGGTAACTCTGCTTGGGAGCT CTACCTTCTCGAGCACGGTCTCGGCCCCGATGGTCGCCCCGACCCCAATGCTCCCGATATTGGTGACCCTGGTTCTTTCGAGACTTTCTTCACTGAGACCAGCAGCGGCAAGCATGTTCCTCGATCTCTCTTCGTCGATCTTGACCCCTCTCCTATTGACGAGATCCGAACTGGCGAATACCGTAATCTTTTCCACCCCGAGTTGTTGATTAGTGGCAAGGAGGATGCCGCCAACAACTATGCTCGTGGTCACTACACCATTGGCAAGGAGATGGTTGACAATGTCATTGACCGCATTCGTCGCGTCGCCG ACAACTGCCAGTCTCTTCAGGGTTTCCTGATCTTCCACTCCTTCGGCGGTGGTACCGGTTCTGGTTTCGGtgctcttctcctcgagcGTCTCTCTACCGAGTACGGCAAGAAGTCCAAGCTCGAGTTCGCCGTCTACCCTGCTCCCCGAACCTCGACTGCCGTCGTTGAGCCTTACAACGCTGTTCTCTCTACTCACAGCACTATTGAGAACTCTGACTGTACTTTCCTCGTCGATAACGAGGCTGTTTACGACATCTGCCGTCGCAACCTCGATATTCCTCGACCCTCGTACGAGCACCTGAACCGCCTCATTGCCCAGGTTGTCAGCTCCATCACCTCCTCTCTCCGATTTGACGGTGCCCTCAACGTCGATCTCAACGAGTTCCAGACCAACTTGGTTCCCTACCCTCGAATTCACTACCCTCTCATCAGCTACGCCCCTGTCATCTCCTCTGCCAAGAGTGAGCacgagagcttcaaggtcCAGGAGCTTACCTTCCAGT GCTTCGAGCCCAACAACCAGATGGTTGTCTGCGATCCCCGAAACGGCAAGTACATGGCTGTCGCTCTTCTGTACCGCGGTGATGTCGTTCCCCGCGACTGTAACGCCGCTATCGCTGccctcaaggccaaggcctCATTCAACTTGGTTGAGTGGTGCCCCACTGGTTTCAAGCTCGGCATCAACTACCAGAAGCCCATGGCTGTCCCCGCTGCCCCTGAGGCTGGAGGTCTTGCCCCCGTCAAGCGATCCGTCTCTATGCTTTCCAACACCACCGCCATCGCTGAGGCTTGGTCCCGACTCGACTACAAGTTCGACCTCATGCACAGCAAGCGTGCTTTCGTCCACTGGTACGTTGGTGAGGGTATGGAGGAAGGCGAGTTCACCGAGGCCCGAGAGGATCTCGCTGCTCTGGAGAAGGATTACGAGGAGGTTGCTGCCGACTCCTTCGAGcctgaggaggagctcgagTACTAG